In the Arachis ipaensis cultivar K30076 chromosome B10, Araip1.1, whole genome shotgun sequence genome, one interval contains:
- the LOC107624034 gene encoding U-box domain-containing protein 8 (The sequence of the model RefSeq protein was modified relative to this genomic sequence to represent the inferred CDS: added 49 bases not found in genome assembly) codes for MAAQLPEHFKCPISLEIMSDPVILSSGHTFDRSSIQRWLDAGHRTCPITKLPLPDHASLIPNHALRSLISNFTPLTPTPIPNPSPPHPQPETLISSLTSSASSSSSKLDSLHKLTRLAKRDSLFRRRLTDSGIVPPLLSCVDSHDHDSLRENALSLLLILSLDDHNKVGLVAEGVVARLVAVISGTAAGNPSPDCRALAATTLTSLAVVEVNKATIGAYPHAIESLVALVRDGKGREKKEAATALYALCSFPDNRRRAVECGAVPVLLRSVDCGLERAVEVVGVLAKCKEGREQMERFHGCVQILSRVLRNGSSRGVQYALLALNSLCCGSEVASMEAIREGLLETCLGFLEDDNEKVRRNASALLQNLRGNNRIS; via the exons ATGGCGGCTCAGCTACCAGAACACTTCAAGTGTCCGATTTCACTCGAAATAATGTCCGACCCAGTCATACTCTCCTCCGGCCACACATTCGACCGCTCCTCCATACAGCGCTGGCTCGATGCAGGCCACCGCACCTGCCCAATTACCAAACTGCCCCTCCCGGATCATGCCTCCCTCATCCCCAACCACGCCCTCCGCAGCCTCATTTCCAACTTTACCCCTCTCACTCCAACTCCAATTCCCAATCCCTCACCTCCCCACCCCCAACCCGAAACCCTAATCTCTTCCCTCACCTCCTccgcttcctcttcttcctccaagCTTGACTCGCTCCACAAACTCACTCGACTCGCCAAGCGCGACTC TCCTGCGTCGACTCCCACGACCACGATTCCCTCCGCGAGAACGCTCTCTCTTTGCTTCTCATTCTCAGCCTCGACGACCACAACAAGGTTGGACTCGTCGCCGAGGGAGTCGTTGCCCGCCTCGTCGCCGTCATCTCCGGAACGGCTGCAGGAAATCCATCCCCGGACTGCCGCGCGCTCGCagccaccacactcacaagcctggCCGTCGTGGAGGTCAACAAGGCCACAATCGGCGCGTACCCTCACGCGATCGAGTCACTCGTGGCCCTCGTAAGGGAcggaaaggggagagagaagaaggaagcaGCGACGGCGCTCTATGCTCTCTGCTCCTTCCCGGACAACCGGCGGAGGGCGGTGGAGTGCGGCGCGGTGCCTGTTCTTCTCCGGAGCGTGGATTGCGGCTTGGAGAGGGCCGTTGAGGTTGTTGGAGTTCTTGCAAAGTGTAAGGAAGGGAGGGAACAGATGGAGAGGTTCCATGGATGCGTTCAGATTCTGAGTCGGGTTCTGAGGAATGGAAGCTCAAGAGGGGTTCAGTATGCTCTCTTGGCTCTTAACTCGTTGTGTTGTGGCAGTGAAGTTGCTTCTATGGAAGCCATCAGAGAAGGCCTTTTGGAAACATGTCTTGGCTTTCTGGAAGATGATAACGAGAAAGTGAGAAGGAATGCTTCCGCTTTGCTTCAGAATCTGCGTGGCAACAATAGGATCAGCTGA